One Brassica oleracea var. oleracea cultivar TO1000 chromosome C7, BOL, whole genome shotgun sequence genomic window carries:
- the LOC106304811 gene encoding F-box/kelch-repeat protein At4g39240-like: MHLLTVTSSSGSNAEKPPQKKKKVHGPRPLSLLLLPDELSLNCLARVPRCYHPSVSMVSTALRRLIASPAIYVERSLLRRTEHVLYVALRSCVTETPRWYTLNLKPFGQAYGVNHSLVPVPSFPPVPSWGMSIFTVGSEIYVIGGCVNEKMVSTVFVIDCPSYTCRFLPNMKQARACAAAGIVGGKLYVIGGCKPRSSNWVEAFDLKTQTWETVTGLNKVEMYEKMIRSFLIDDKIYLMDRKSSFVYDPKEGRLERDPLLNGQWSVGSCVIEDKLYSFGRRNTIWEFDTLGRVWRQVRGLEDLPDKAEGSKMVNYGGKLVILVNLQEHSTEIWYTEIELERREGGEVWGTILLSTRVLASEAFSPVVRSLAVSF; the protein is encoded by the coding sequence ATGCATCTTTTAACTGTTACAAGTTCCTCTGGCTCTAACGCCGAGAAGCCGCCACAGAAGAAGAAGAAAGTGCATGGTCCGAGGCCACTGTCGCTGTTACTACTTCCAGATGAATTATCTCTGAACTGCTTAGCACGCGTGCCCCGATGTTACCACCCGTCGGTCTCAATGGTTTCCACAGCATTGAGGCGTCTCATCGCTTCGCCGGCGATTTACGTAGAAAGGTCACTGCTTCGCCGCACGGAGCATGTCCTTTACGTCGCGCTTAGATCTTGCGTTACAGAGACCCCTCGATGGTACACTCTCAACCTCAAACCTTTCGGACAAGCGTATGGAGTGAACCATAGTTTGGTTCCTGTCCCGTCGTTCCCTCCGGTTCCTTCCTGGGGAATGTCCATCTTCACCGTCGGTTCGGAGATTTACGTCATCGGTGGATGCGTCAACGAAAAGATGGTCTCCACTGTGTTTGTCATCGACTGTCCATCTTACACATGTCGCTTCCTCCCTAACATGAAGCAAGCACGCGCCTGCGCCGCCGCGGGAATCGTCGGCGGGAAGTTGTACGTGATCGGAGGTTGCAAACCTCGGTCGTCGAACTGGGTCGAGGCTTTTGATCTAAAGACTCAGACTTGGGAGACTGTGACGGGTTTGAACAAGGTGGAGATGTATGAGAAAATGATCAGGAGTTTCCTGATTGATGATAAGATTTACTTGATGGATCGGAAGAGTAGCTTTGTTTACGATCCAAAAGAAGGGAGGTTGGAGAGGGACCCGTTGTTGAACGGACAGTGGAGTGTGGGTTCTTGCGTGATCGAAGACAAGTTGTACTCGTTTGGTCGGAGGAATACGATATGGGAGTTTGATACTCTCGGGAGGGTGTGGAGGCAAGTGAGGGGTCTTGAAGATCTTCCTGATAAGGCTGAAGGCTCCAAAATGGTGAATTACGGTGGCAAACTTGTGATATTGGTTAACCTTCAAGAGCATTCGACGGAGATTTGGTATACAGAGATTGAGTTGGAAAGGAGGGAAGGAGGAGAGGTTTGGGGGACGATCTTGTTGTCTACTCGTGTGCTGGCTTCGGAAGCTTTTTCTCCCGTTGTACGATCTCTAGCTGTGTCATTTTGA
- the LOC106306918 gene encoding probable cinnamyl alcohol dehydrogenase 9 — MAKSPETEHPNKAFGWAAKDKSGVLTPFHFSRRDNGDNDVTVKILYCGVCHTDLHTIKNDWGFSYYPVVPGHEIVGIATKVGKNVTKFREGDRVGVGVITGSCQSCESCNQDLENYCPQMSFTYNSIGSDGTKTYGGYSESIVVDQRFVLQFPEGLPSDSGAPLLCAGITVYSPMKYYGMTEPGKHLGVAGLGGLGHVAVKIGKAFGLKVTVISSSPSKEDEAINRLGADSFLVSSDPQKMKAAIGTMDYIIDTVSAVHALFPLLGLLKVNGKLVTLGLPEKPLELPIFPLVLGRKMVGGSDIGGMKETQEMLEFCAKHNITADIELIKMDEINTAMERLAKSDVRYRFVIDVANSLSPP, encoded by the exons ATGGCGAAATCTCCAGAGACAGAGCATCCGAACAAAGCCTTTGGTTGGGCTGCCAAAGACAAATCTGGTGTACTCACTCCTTTCCATTTCTCCAGAAG AGACAATGGTGACAATGATGTGACAGTGAAGATCTTGTATTGTGGAGTGTGCCACACTGATTTACATACCATCAAAAACGACTGGGGCTTCTCGTATTATCCTGTAGTTCCAGG GCATGAAATAGTTGGAATAGCTACAAAAGTTGGCAAAAACGTGACTAAATTCAGAGAAGGAGACCGTGTAGGAGTAGGAGTGATCACTGGTTCTTGCCAATCTTGCGAATCTTGTAACCAAGATCTTGAAAACTACTGTCCCCAAATGTCTTTCACCTACAACTCCATAGGATCCGATGGAACCAAGACCTACGGTGGATATTCGGAGTCCATTGTGGTCGATCAACGTTTTGTCTTGCAGTTTCCCGAGGGATTACCTAGCGATTCGGGTGCCCCCTTGCTGTGTGCTGGAATCACTGTGTATAGTCCAATGAAGTATTATGGTATGACCGAGCCTGGGAAGCATTTGGGTGTGGCTGGACTTGGTGGGCTTGGTCATGTTGCTGTCAAGATTGGTAAAGCCTTTGGTTTGAAAGTCACTGTGATTAGTTCTTCTCCTAGTAAAGAAGACGAAGCCATTAATCGACTTGGTGCTGATTCGTTTCTTGTCTCATCTGATCCTCAGAAGATGAAG GCTGCAATTGGAACAATGGACTATATTATCGATACAGTTTCAGCAGTACATGCTTTGTTTCCATTGCTTGGTTTACTCAAAGTCAATGGAAAGCTCGTCACTTTGGGGTTACCTGAGAAGCCTCTTGAGCTACCAATCTTCCCTCTTGTTCTCG GAAGGAAAATGGTGGGAGGAAGTGACATTGGGGGGATGAAGGAGACACAGGAGATGCTTGAATTCTGCGCTAAACATAACATAACGGCAGATATTGAATTGATTAAGATGGATGAGATTAACACTGCGATGGAGAGGCTTGCTAAGTCTGATGTTAGGTACAGGTTCGTGATCGACGTCGCTAACTCCTTGAGCCCTCCATGA
- the LOC106306387 gene encoding probable LRR receptor-like serine/threonine-protein kinase At2g16250, whose amino-acid sequence MTDQKKTILQLFFFFLLLLLESTLEQQTSSSSPVEKSALLVLRSSLGLRGRDWPVKGDPCLNWNGVRCDQNGSVTHINISRFRRTRVGNQNPQFSVDSLVSLTRLASFNASRFSLPGPIPVLLGSSLLTLRVLDLSSCSITGTIPANLSGLSRLTFLDLSNNSIQGNIPLSLTSLQNLSFLDLSSNSVDGLIPASIGALSKLQRLNLSHNALSSSIPPSLGDMSALVELDLSFNDLSGSVPSELKELRNLQTLVVAGNRLSGSLPTDLFSFMSKLQIVDFRGCGFTAVLPSTLWSLPDLKILDLSGNQFSNELPNTTVSFGSTVSLLNMSENMFYGNLALILRRFRVVDLTRNYFQGKVPDFVPINASLSNNCLQGPTSQRGLSDCSSFYSSKGLSFDNFGQQPAQEKKPESPWLSHRIKVIIAAVGGSILVMLVLILLPITVNFCVRRRNRSSTSTRPRGRHNGVGPLPPDETLPSERGGVSVNYASLGTSFTYQQLLNATKEFGDANLIKKGRSGDLFKGVLETGVQVVVKRINLELMKSNEAYLTELDFFSRFAHPRVVPFVGKCLKNTTQKLLVYKYMMNRDLPSSLFYKSSSLVDDGLKSLDWITRLKIALGAAEGLSYLHHDCSPSIVHRDVQASSILLDDKFEVRLGSFSKACHQENNGRPKKIARLLSRLSQSSQESVPDSPATATCAYDVYCFGKILLELITGKIGISSCEEPQFKKILTEIIPHISSQDKEPITNILDQSLLVDEDLLEEVWAMAIVARSCLNPKPTRRPLMRHVVQALENPLRVVREDSSESERFRTIGSSRGSSSSGRVFGSWRQSISDPVAAGTSSLLSQAEGLARSGGMTGSSTRGSSRGASSRRSMKDV is encoded by the exons ATGACGGATCAGAAGAAGACAATCTTGCAGCTCTTCTTCTTCTTCCTCCTCTTGTTGTTAGAGTCAACGCTCGAGCAACAGACAAGTTCTTCTTCCCCAGTTGAGAAATCGGCGCTTTTGGTACTAAGGTCTTCTCTGGGGCTCAGAGGCAGAGATTGGCCTGTCAAAGGCGATCCTTGTCTGAACTGGAACGGCGTCAGATGTGATCAGAACGGTAGTGTAACTCATATCAACATTTCACGGTTCAGAAGAACAAGGGTTGGCAATCAAAACCCTCAATTCTCAGTTGACTCGCTCGTCAGTCTCACCCGTTTAGCCTCCTTCAACGCCTCAAGGTTCTCACTTCCAGGCCCAATCCCTGTTTTATTGGGATCCAGCCTGTTGACTTTGCGGGTGTTGGACCTTAGCTCTTGTTCCATCACAGGAACCATCCCTGCAAATTTGAGTGGGCTATCACGCCTCACGTTTCTTGATCTTTCCAATAACTCAATCCAAGGGAACATTCCTCTGTCTCTTACGTCTCTTCAGAACCTATCATTTCTTGATCTTTCCTCAAACTCTGTAGATGGTTTGATCCCTGCTAGTATTGGGGCACTCTCAAAGCTCCAGCGTCTGAATCTATCACATAACGCCCTGTCCTCCTCCATACCTCCATCACTTGGAGATATGTCTGCTTTAGTTGAACTTGATCTCAGCTTCAACGACCTGTCTGGTTCGGTTCCATCCGAACTCAAAGAGCTCAGAAACTTGCAGACACTTGTAGTTGCTGGAAACCGCCTTTCAGGATCCCTACCTACTGATCTGTTTAGTTTCATGAGTAAACTCCAGATCGTTGACTTCAGAGGCTGTGGTTTCACCGCCGTTTTACCTTCTACCTTATGGTCGTTACCAGACCTAAAGATTCTAGATCTTTCTGGAAATCAATTCTCCAACGAGCTGCCTAATACCACTGTCAGTTTCGGTTCTACTGTCTCATTGCTAAACATGTCAGAGAACATGTTTTACGGCAATCTCGCACTTATACTGAGGAGGTTCCGAGTTGTTGATCTGACAAGAAACTATTTCCAAGGTAAAGTTCCAGACTTTGTGCCCATCAACGCTTCCTTGAGCAACAATTGTCTTCAGGGGCCAACGAGCCAACGAGGATTGTCGGACTGCTCTTCGTTTTACTCCAGTAAGGGATTAAGTTTCGACAATTTCGGACAGCAGCCAGCACAGGAAAAGAAGCCTGAGTCTCCCTGGTTAAGCCACAGGATTAAAGTGATAATTGCTGCAGTTGGAGGGTCTATTTTGGTTATGCTCGTTCTCATATTGTTGCCGATAACAGTGAACTTCTGTGTCCGTAGAAGAAACAGGTCATCAACCAGTACACGTCCTAGAGGGAGACACAACGGCGTTGGCCCATTGCCTCCTGATGAAACACTTCCCTCGGAAAGAGGAGGAGTCTCTGTAAACTATGCGAGTCTTGGAACGTCATTCACCTATCAACAGCTGCTCAATGCCACAAAGGAGTTCGGAGATGCGAACCTGATCAAGAAAGGAAGATCAGGAGATCTATTCAAGGGAGTTCTAGAAACCGGAGTTCAGGTCGTTGTGAAGAGAATCAACTTGGAGTTGATGAAGAGCAACGAAGCGTATCTAACGGAGTTGGATTTCTTCAGCCGGTTTGCTCATCCGAGAGTAGTCCCGTTTGTAGGCAAATGCTTAAAGAACACAACGCAAAAGCTCCTGGTGTATAAGTACATGATGAACAGGGATTTACCGAGCTCGTTGTTCTACAAATCAAGCTCCCTTGTTGACGACGGATTGAAATCTCTGGATTGGATCACCAGATTGAAAATCGCATTGGGAGCAGCAGAGGGGCTTTCTTATCTGCATCACGACTGTTCACCATCTATAGTCCACAG AGATGTACAAGCAAGCAGCATTCTCCTGGATGATAAGTTTGAAGTAAGGCTTGGAAGCTTCAGCAAAGCTTGCCATCAAGAAAACAACGGCCGTCCAAAGAAAATCGCCCGCTTGCTCAGCAGACTATCCCA GTCTTCTCAAGAAAGTGTTCCTG ACTCTCCAGCAACAGCAACATGCGCATACGATGTCTACTGCTTCGGGAAGATACTCCTGGAGCTAATCACAGGCAAAATCGGAATCAGCTCATGCGAAGAGCCCCAATTCAAAAAGATCCTAACGGAGATAATCCCCCACATCTCATCACAGGACAAAGAGCCGATCACAAACATTCTAGACCAATCCCTCCTCGTCGACGAAGACCTCTTGGAAGAAGTCTGGGCGATGGCGATCGTCGCCAGATCCTGCCTCAACCCCAAACCGACGAGGCGTCCGCTGATGAGACACGTGGTGCAGGCGCTGGAGAATCCGCTGAGAGTGGTGAGGGAGGACAGCAGCGAGTCGGAGAGGTTCCGCACGATAGGATCCTCGCGAGGGTCGTCGAGCAGCGGAAGAGTGTTCGGAAGCTGGAGGCAGAGCATTTCTGATCCCGTGGCGGCGGGGACGAGTAGCCTTCTGTCTCAGGCGGAGGGTTTAGCGAGATCCGGAGGTATGACGGGATCGTCGACGAGGGGAAGTAGCCGTGGCGCGTCGAGTCGACGAAGTATGAAAGATGTATAG
- the LOC106306144 gene encoding LOW QUALITY PROTEIN: protein RER1A (The sequence of the model RefSeq protein was modified relative to this genomic sequence to represent the inferred CDS: deleted 2 bases in 1 codon), which translates to MDVSGGGDSVATPVQQKAHEAWRIYQHYLDKTTPLPTYRWIAATLVVALAFSLRVFYIQGFYIIAYGLGIYLLNLLIGFLSPLVDPEAADGPSLPTRGSDEFKPFIRRLPEFKFWYSMTKAFCIAFVMTFFSLFDVPVFWPILLFVLTMRRQISHMIKYKYIPFSFGKQKYGGRSSSTSSGSRAE; encoded by the exons ATGGACGTAAGCGGAGGAGGCGATAGTGTGGCAACGCCTGTTCAACAGAAAGCGCACGAGGCCTGGAGGATATACCAGCACTACCTCGACAAGACTACTCCTCTTCCCACTTACCGGTGGATTGCT GCTACTCTTGTCGTCGCCCTTGCCTTCTCTTTGAGGGTTTTCTACATCCAGGGCTTCTACATCATCGCCTACGGTCTTGGAATCTACCTTTTGAATCTCCTCATCGGCTTCTTGTCTCCTCTTGTTGATCCCGAGGCTGCTGATGGACCTTCTCTTCCCACTAGAGGTTCTGATGAGTTCAAGCCTTTTATCCGCCGTCTCCCCGAGTTCAAGTTCTG GTATTCAATGACAAAGGCCTTCTGCATTGCGTTTGTGATGACATTCTTCTCGCTGTTTGACGTTCCTGTCTTCTGGCCTATCCTGCTCTTTGTTCTCACCATGAGACGCCAGATCTCTCACATGATCAAGTACAAATACATCCCTTTCAGCTTCGGCAAACAG AAATATGGTGGACGGAGTAGTAGCACCAGCAGCGGCTCACGTGCGGAGTGA
- the LOC106306145 gene encoding uncharacterized protein LOC106306145 yields METPPKDETQNPPPRPAMASCRRKVKEDATFFEDVKDHIDEFIHASMDEHKTCFQKTISKMFGLSKAVAEKQAEGGVESQLPLQTTVSD; encoded by the exons ATGGAGACACCACCAAAAGATGAAACACAAAACCCTCCTCCGAGACCAGCCATGGCTTCATGTAGGAGGAAGGTAAAGGAAGATGCCACTTTCTTTGAGGACGTCAAAGATCACATCGATGAGTTCATCCATGCCTCCATGGATGAACACAAGACCTGTTTCCAGAAGACCATCAGCAAG ATGTTTGGATTATCCAAGGCTGTGGCTGAGAAGCAGGCCGAGGGAGGAGTCGAGAGTCAGTTGCCTCTTCAAACGACAGTGTCGGATTAA
- the LOC106306143 gene encoding F-box/kelch-repeat protein At4g39240-like → MHLSSVTSSSGANAEESPKKLHDDNDAPSSLLLLPDEISLNCLARVPRCYYPWVSLVSTTLRRLIASPEIYTERSARRRTEHVLYIALRPYCTRTLEWYTLNLIKPSFGQEEIKHRLVPVPSFPLVPYWGMSIVVVGSEMYFLGGSVDDSFVSTAFVIDCPSYTCRSLPNMKQERGCAAAGIVDGKLYVIGGCDPLSPNWVEAFDLKTQTWETVRGLSDVEVYEKTIRSFVMDDKICIMDRDSSFVYDPKDGVLERDLLLNKQWRVGSCVIDDKLYSFDQENILWEFDPVSRVWTRVKGLEDLPGVRDVTKMANCGGKIAILCNVEKCSTEIWYTEIGLERREGGEAWGTILWSGLVLASEGFSTIVRSLSVSF, encoded by the coding sequence ATGCATCTTTCAAGCGTTACAAGTTCCTCCGGCGCTAACGCCGAAGAATCGCCGAAGAAATTGCATGATGATAATGATGCGCCATCGTCGCTGTTACTACTTCCAGATGAAATCTCTTTGAACTGCTTAGCACGCGTGCCTCGATGTTACTACCCGTGGGTTTCTCTGGTCTCCACAACCTTGAGGCGTCTCATCGCTTCGCCGGAGATTTACACAGAGCGTTCAGCACGCCGCCGCACAGAACACGTACTTTACATTGCGCTTAGACCTTACTGTACACGAACCCTTGAATGGTACACTCTCAATCTCATCAAACCTAGTTTCGGACAAGAAGAGATTAAACACCGTTTGGTTCCTGTCCCTTCGTTCCCTTTGGTTCCCTATTGGGGAATGTCTATCGTCGTTGTCGGCTCAGAGATGTACTTCCTCGGTGGAAGCGTCGACGACAGCTTCGTCTCCACTGCGTTTGTCATCGACTGTCCGTCTTACACGTGTCGCTCCCTCCCTAACATGAAGCAAGAACGCGGCTGCGCCGCCGCGGGGATCGTCGACGGGAAGTTGTATGTGATCGGAGGGTGTGACCCTCTGTCTCCGAACTGGGTGGAGGCTTTTGATCTAAAGACTCAAACTTGGGAGACTGTGAGGGGTTTGTCTGACGTGGAGGTGTATGAGAAAACGATCAGGAGCTTCGTGATGGATGATAAGATTTGCATCATGGATCGAGATAGTAGCTTTGTTTACGATCCCAAAGATGGAGTTTTGGAGAGGGACTTGTTGTTGAACAAGCAGTGGAGGGTGGGTTCTTGCGTCATTGATGACAAGCTCTACAGTTTTGACCAGGAGAACATATTATGGGAGTTTGATCCTGTCTCGAGGGTTTGGACCCGAGTGAAGGGTCTTGAAGATCTTCCTGGTGTCCGTGATGTCACTAAGATGGCGAATTGTGGTGGCAAAATTGCGATTTTGTGTAACGTTGAAAAGTGTTCGACGGAGATTTGGTATACGGAGATCGGGTTGGAGAGGAGGGAAGGAGGAGAGGCTTGGGGGACGATCTTGTGGTCTGGTCTTGTGCTTGCTTCGGAAGGTTTTTCTACCATTGTACGATCTCTGTCTGTGTCATTTTGA
- the LOC106306388 gene encoding uncharacterized protein LOC106306388 — MGNCGLKPKVLSETGAPAPEELEISHLEDQKIDAAKSLINLFLQADKTMKEVEKTTPENIPVTKDLKTALADDQKVVNEEAVHGQKVIDDATVKETETEAKSEAQ, encoded by the exons ATGGGGAATTGTGGACTAAAGCCAAAAGTATTGTCGGAAACCGGAGCTCCGGCGCCAGAGGAGCTTGAGATTTCACATCTTGAAGATCAGAAGATCGACGCTGCGAAATCTCTTATCAACTTGTTCCTTCAA GCAGATAAGACTATGAAAGAGGTCGAGAAGACAACACCGGAAAATATACCCGTTACTAAAGATCTGAAAACAGCTTTGGCTGATGATCAGAAGGTTGTGAACGAAGAGGCCGTTCATGGCCAGAAAGTGATCGACGATGCGACTGTGAAAGAAACAGAAACAGAGGCGAAGTCAGAAGCGCAGTGA
- the LOC106306389 gene encoding uncharacterized protein LOC106306389: MASLCKSALLSGSRNLVSRSRIVTQKYLNLKPTTTTSAPFASSIPRASRVLSALGSVETMIPLHSAVASARLRSSIAADSSCWSMLSEGFATPL; encoded by the exons ATGGCATCGCTTTGCAAGTCAGCGCTATTGAGTGGTTCTAGAAATTTAGTATCTAGATCGAGGATCGTAACTCAAAAGTATCTCAATCTTAAACCGACAACGACGACTTCAGCTCCTTTTGCTTCATCCATCCCTCGCGCTTCAAG GGTTCTGTCGGCTTTGGGAAGCGTTGAAACGATGATTCCGCTTCACAGTGCGGTTGCTTCAGCTCGGCTCCGGTCAAGCATCGCTGCTGATTCCTCTTGTTGGAGCATGCTTTCCGAGG GATTTGCCACGCCTTTGTGA
- the LOC106306919 gene encoding egg cell-secreted protein 1.4-like — translation MASNTTFLFATVALLGLLLLQITTVSCRDLPSESTNIAARLQSGGLMDCWNALYELKSCTDEIVLFFLNGETKLGVSCCEAVDVITTSCWPAMLTSLGFTSEEANVLRGFCQDPNSSDSSPAASPKKA, via the coding sequence ATGGCTTCAAACACCACTTTCCTCTTCGCCACCGTGGCACTTCTTGGCCTCCTCCTCCTCCAAATCACCACCGTCTCATGCAGAGATCTTCCATCGGAGTCAACCAACATAGCGGCGAGGCTCCAAAGCGGAGGACTAATGGATTGCTGGAACGCATTGTACGAGCTTAAATCATGCACTGACGAGATCGTTCTCTTCTTCCTCAACGGCGAAACCAAACTCGGTGTTAGTTGTTGTGAAGCCGTCGACGTCATTACGACCAGTTGTTGGCCTGCGATGCTCACTTCTCTCGGCTTTACATCTGAGGAAGCTAATGTCCTACGTGGCTTTTGCCAGGATCCAAACTCTAGCGACTCTTCTCCAGCTGCTTCTCCCAAGAAAGCTTGA